A part of Larimichthys crocea isolate SSNF chromosome VII, L_crocea_2.0, whole genome shotgun sequence genomic DNA contains:
- the LOC104925432 gene encoding cylicin-2 isoform X4, with protein sequence MDSTLLKAPGGADAAGVQQPAAGPPGGLQPVEEVAEPVDLDKVEGDKSKPGDPVGLGHGQALYSFDSSLSSSDSEDEGIGKREKKKKKKLKKKKKKKDSSSSSSSSSSSSSSSSSSSSSSSSSSSSSESDSEDDKKKKKKKKEKKKDKQKEYVWESIVISEADLECDLDLLPVDSPMMSPEFDSSDEEGDKKKDKKKKKKKDKKKKGNKKKDKKKKDKKKKKKKKKDSSSSSSDSSSSDSEDEKKKKKKKKKKKKKEDSSSSSSDSSSSSSSSSSDSSEDDKKTKKKKKKDKKKKKKKDKKKDSSSSSSPSSSDSDKDKKKKKKKDKKKKKKKDKKKDEEQNELSSATALSAAGGENAGPSADGDKKKDEDGDKAKKELKTAEEGKLSSAVTGGAQAFPDGIEEGHLSDDEGEGGEETDKKKKLKKKKKKDSSSSSSSSSDSSSDDDKKKKKKKKKDKKKKKKKDKKKDSDSSSSDDDKKKKKKKKDKKKKKKKDKKKDSGSSGSSDGSGGSDKENKKEKKDKKKKKDKKKSSGSSGSETEKKKKETESPDAEQIGEPKKESSVPGGGGLSAPSGSSSKPGGTAVVTLVPLPSKPIVRLEPLSPSAVSKPSVSSSSVNPSVVSSSSVNPSVVSKPSVFSSSVNPSAVSKPSVSSSSVNPSVVSSSSLNPSVVSKPSVFSSSPNPSVVSKPSVSSSSVNPSAVSQPSVLGSTTSILERAPIRRPPSPMEALMGSPRRYDSGTRSTTHLTSSDLLKGPRPYQ encoded by the exons ATGGACTCCACCCTCCTTAAAG CTCCAGGTGGAGCTGACGCTGCAGGTGTCCAGCAGCCAGCAGCGGGCCCTCCTGGTGGTTTGCAGCCTGTTGAAGAGGTAGCAGAACCTGTAGACTTGGACAAGGTAGAGGGAGACAAGAGTAAACCAGGAGATCCTGTAGGACTAGGACATGGACAG GCGCTGTACTCATTTGACAGCTCTCTGTCCTCCTCGGACAGCGAGGATGAGGGCATCggcaagagagaaaagaagaagaagaagaagctgaagaaaaagaagaagaagaaa gACTCCAGCtcatcctcctcgtcttcttcctcgtcttcctcctcctcctcctcctcctcttcttcatcttcttcttccagtAGCTCTTCAGAGAGTGACAGTGAG gatgacaaaaaaaagaagaagaagaaaaaagagaagaaaaaggacaagCAGAAAGAGTACGTCTGGGAGAGCATTGTCATATCTGAGGCTG ATCTCGAGTGCGATTTGGATTTGCTGCCTGTGGACAGTCCTATGATGAGCCCG gaGTTTGACTCATCAGATGAAGAGGGTGAcaagaagaaagacaagaagaagaagaagaagaaagacaagaagaagaaaggcaacaagaagaaagacaagaagaagaaagacaagaagaagaagaaaaagaagaaaaag GATTCATCGTCTTCCTCATCTGACAGTTCATCCTCCGACAGCgaggatgaaaagaaaaagaagaagaagaagaagaaaaagaagaaaaaggag GActccagctcctcttcctcagatagctcctcctcttcatcgtcATCCTCTTCTGACAGCAGCGAGGAcgacaaaaagacaaagaaaaagaagaaaaaggacaagaagaagaagaaaaagaaggacaagaagaag GATTCCAGCTCGTCATCTTCACCTTCATCTTCCGACAGTGATaaagataagaagaaaaagaagaagaaagacaagaaaaagaagaagaagaaggataaGAAAAAG GATGAAGAGCAGAACGAGCTCAGCAGTGCTACTGCTCTTTCAGCAGCCG GTGGTGAGAATGCAGGACCAAGTGCTGAtggagataaaaagaaagacgAGGATGGTGACAAG GCCAAGAAAGAGCtgaaaacagcagaagaagGCAAACTGTCTTCTGCAGTGACTG GAGGAGCACAGGCATTCCCTGATGGAATTGAGGAAGGCCACCTGAGTGATgatgagggagaaggaggagaggagacggacaagaagaagaagttgaagaagaagaagaagaag gattcttcttcgtcttcttcgtCCTCCAGCGATTCTTCTAGTGATGAcgataagaagaaaaagaagaaaaagaaaaaggataagaagaagaagaaaaagaaagacaagaaaaag GACTCAGATTCTTCTAGCAGTGATGacgacaagaagaagaaaaagaagaagaaagacaagaagaagaaaaagaagaaggacaaaaaGAAG GACTCAGGTTCATCTGGTTCATCTGATGGTTCCGGTGGTAGCgacaaggaaaataaaaaggagaagaaggacaagaagaagaagaaggacaagaaAAAG AGTTCAGGATCATCAGgaagtgaaactgaaaagaaaaagaaggagacc GAAAGCCCTGATGCTGAGCAAATCGGCGAGCCAAAAAAGGAGAGTTCAGTCCCAGGTGGTGGTGGACTTTCAGCTCCAAGTGGCAGTAGCTCTAAGCCTGGTGGTACTGCAGTCGTCACCCTTGTGCCGCTTCCCTCCAAGCCCATTGTGAGGCTAGAACCTCTGAGTCCTTCAGCTGTCTCCAAGCCTTCTGTCTCCAGCTCCTCAGTGAATCCTTCAGTTGTCTCCAGCTCCTCAGTGAATCCTTCAGTTGTCTCCAAGCCTTCTGTCTTCAGCTCCTCAGTGAATCCTTCAGCTGTCTCCAAGCCTTCTGTCTCCAGCTCCTCAGTGAATCCTTCAGTTGTCTCCAGCTCCTCACTGAATCCTTCAGTTGTCTCCAAGCCTTCTGTTTTCAGCTCCTCACCGAATCCTTCAGTTGTCTCCAAGCCCTCTGTCTCCAGCTCCTCAGTGAATCCTTCAGCTGTCTCTCAGCCCTCTGTCCTCGGTTCCACAACGAGTATTTTAGAAAGGGCCCCCATTCGCAGACCTCCCAGCCCCATGGAGGCCCTGATGGGGAGCCCAAGGAGGTATGATTCAGGGACCCGTTCTACTACCCACCTCACCTCTAGTGACCTATTGAAAGGCCCCAGACCTTACCAATAA
- the LOC104925432 gene encoding cylicin-2 isoform X6, with protein sequence MDSTLLKAPGGADAAGVQQPAAGPPGGLQPVEEVAEPVDLDKVEGDKSKPGDPVGLGHGQALYSFDSSLSSSDSEDEGIGKREKKKKKKLKKKKKKKDSSSSSSSSSSSSSSSSSSSSSSSSSSSSSESDSEDDKKKKKKKKEKKKDKQKEYVWESIVISEADLECDLDLLPVDSPMMSPEFDSSDEEGDKKKDKKKKKKKDKKKKGNKKKDKKKKDKKKKKKKKKDSSSSSSDSSSSDSEDEKKKKKKKKKKKKKEDSSSSSSDSSSSSSSSSSDSSEDDKKTKKKKKKDKKKKKKKDKKKDSSSSSSPSSSDSDKDKKKKKKKDKKKKKKKDKKKDEEQNELSSATALSAAAGGENAGPSADGDKKKDEDGDKAKKELKTAEEGKLSSAVTAGGAQAFPDGIEEGHLSDDEGEGGEETDKKKKLKKKKKKDSSSSSSSSSDSSSDDDKKKKKKKKKDKKKKKKKDKKKDSDSSSSDDDKKKKKKKKDKKKKKKKDKKKDSGSSGSSDGSGGSDKENKKEKKDKKKKKDKKKSSGSSGSETEKKKKETESPDAEQIGEPKKESSVPGGGGLSAPSGSSSKPGGTAVVTLVPLPSKPIVRLEPLSPSAVSNSSVNPSVVSKPSVFSSSVNPSAVSKPSVSSSSVNPSVVSSSSLNPSVVSKPSVFSSSPNPSVVSKPSVSSSSVNPSAVSQPSVLGSTTSILERAPIRRPPSPMEALMGSPRRYDSGTRSTTHLTSSDLLKGPRPYQ encoded by the exons ATGGACTCCACCCTCCTTAAAG CTCCAGGTGGAGCTGACGCTGCAGGTGTCCAGCAGCCAGCAGCGGGCCCTCCTGGTGGTTTGCAGCCTGTTGAAGAGGTAGCAGAACCTGTAGACTTGGACAAGGTAGAGGGAGACAAGAGTAAACCAGGAGATCCTGTAGGACTAGGACATGGACAG GCGCTGTACTCATTTGACAGCTCTCTGTCCTCCTCGGACAGCGAGGATGAGGGCATCggcaagagagaaaagaagaagaagaagaagctgaagaaaaagaagaagaagaaa gACTCCAGCtcatcctcctcgtcttcttcctcgtcttcctcctcctcctcctcctcctcttcttcatcttcttcttccagtAGCTCTTCAGAGAGTGACAGTGAG gatgacaaaaaaaagaagaagaagaaaaaagagaagaaaaaggacaagCAGAAAGAGTACGTCTGGGAGAGCATTGTCATATCTGAGGCTG ATCTCGAGTGCGATTTGGATTTGCTGCCTGTGGACAGTCCTATGATGAGCCCG gaGTTTGACTCATCAGATGAAGAGGGTGAcaagaagaaagacaagaagaagaagaagaagaaagacaagaagaagaaaggcaacaagaagaaagacaagaagaagaaagacaagaagaagaagaaaaagaagaaaaag GATTCATCGTCTTCCTCATCTGACAGTTCATCCTCCGACAGCgaggatgaaaagaaaaagaagaagaagaagaagaaaaagaagaaaaaggag GActccagctcctcttcctcagatagctcctcctcttcatcgtcATCCTCTTCTGACAGCAGCGAGGAcgacaaaaagacaaagaaaaagaagaaaaaggacaagaagaagaagaaaaagaaggacaagaagaag GATTCCAGCTCGTCATCTTCACCTTCATCTTCCGACAGTGATaaagataagaagaaaaagaagaagaaagacaagaaaaagaagaagaagaaggataaGAAAAAG GATGAAGAGCAGAACGAGCTCAGCAGTGCTACTGCTCTTTCAGCAGCCG CAGGTGGTGAGAATGCAGGACCAAGTGCTGAtggagataaaaagaaagacgAGGATGGTGACAAG GCCAAGAAAGAGCtgaaaacagcagaagaagGCAAACTGTCTTCTGCAGTGACTG CAGGAGGAGCACAGGCATTCCCTGATGGAATTGAGGAAGGCCACCTGAGTGATgatgagggagaaggaggagaggagacggacaagaagaagaagttgaagaagaagaagaagaag gattcttcttcgtcttcttcgtCCTCCAGCGATTCTTCTAGTGATGAcgataagaagaaaaagaagaaaaagaaaaaggataagaagaagaagaaaaagaaagacaagaaaaag GACTCAGATTCTTCTAGCAGTGATGacgacaagaagaagaaaaagaagaagaaagacaagaagaagaaaaagaagaaggacaaaaaGAAG GACTCAGGTTCATCTGGTTCATCTGATGGTTCCGGTGGTAGCgacaaggaaaataaaaaggagaagaaggacaagaagaagaagaaggacaagaaAAAG AGTTCAGGATCATCAGgaagtgaaactgaaaagaaaaagaaggagacc GAAAGCCCTGATGCTGAGCAAATCGGCGAGCCAAAAAAGGAGAGTTCAGTCCCAGGTGGTGGTGGACTTTCAGCTCCAAGTGGCAGTAGCTCTAAGCCTGGTGGTACTGCAGTCGTCACCCTTGTGCCGCTTCCCTCCAAGCCCATTGTGAGGCTAGAACCTCTGAGTCCTTCAGCTGTCTCCAA CTCCTCAGTGAATCCTTCAGTTGTCTCCAAGCCTTCTGTCTTCAGCTCCTCAGTGAATCCTTCAGCTGTCTCCAAGCCTTCTGTCTCCAGCTCCTCAGTGAATCCTTCAGTTGTCTCCAGCTCCTCACTGAATCCTTCAGTTGTCTCCAAGCCTTCTGTTTTCAGCTCCTCACCGAATCCTTCAGTTGTCTCCAAGCCCTCTGTCTCCAGCTCCTCAGTGAATCCTTCAGCTGTCTCTCAGCCCTCTGTCCTCGGTTCCACAACGAGTATTTTAGAAAGGGCCCCCATTCGCAGACCTCCCAGCCCCATGGAGGCCCTGATGGGGAGCCCAAGGAGGTATGATTCAGGGACCCGTTCTACTACCCACCTCACCTCTAGTGACCTATTGAAAGGCCCCAGACCTTACCAATAA
- the LOC104925432 gene encoding cylicin-2 isoform X10, which yields MDSTLLKAPGGADAAGVQQPAAGPPGGLQPVEEVAEPVDLDKVEGDKSKPGDPVGLGHGQALYSFDSSLSSSDSEDEGIGKREKKKKKKLKKKKKKKDSSSSSSSSSSSSSSSSSSSSSSSSSSSSSESDSEDDKKKKKKKKEKKKDKQKEYVWESIVISEADLECDLDLLPVDSPMMSPEFDSSDEEGDKKKDKKKKKKKDKKKKGNKKKDKKKKDKKKKKKKKKDSSSSSSDSSSSDSEDEKKKKKKKKKKKKKEDSSSSSSDSSSSSSSSSSDSSEDDKKTKKKKKKDKKKKKKKDKKKDSSSSSSPSSSDSDKDKKKKKKKDKKKKKKKDKKKDEEQNELSSATALSAAAGGENAGPSADGDKKKDEDGDKAKKELKTAEEGKLSSAVTAGGAQAFPDGIEEGHLSDDEGEGGEETDKKKKLKKKKKKDSSSSSSSSSDSSSDDDKKKKKKKKKDKKKKKKKDKKKDSDSSSSDDDKKKKKKKKDKKKKKKKDKKKDSGSSGSSDGSGGSDKENKKEKKDKKKKKDKKKSSGSSGSETEKKKKETESPDAEQIGEPKKESSVPGGGGLSAPSGSSSKPGGTAVVTLVPLPSKPIVRLEPLSPSAVSNSSVNPSAVSKPSVSSSSVNPSVVSKPSVSSSSVNPSAVSQPSVLGSTTSILERAPIRRPPSPMEALMGSPRRYDSGTRSTTHLTSSDLLKGPRPYQ from the exons ATGGACTCCACCCTCCTTAAAG CTCCAGGTGGAGCTGACGCTGCAGGTGTCCAGCAGCCAGCAGCGGGCCCTCCTGGTGGTTTGCAGCCTGTTGAAGAGGTAGCAGAACCTGTAGACTTGGACAAGGTAGAGGGAGACAAGAGTAAACCAGGAGATCCTGTAGGACTAGGACATGGACAG GCGCTGTACTCATTTGACAGCTCTCTGTCCTCCTCGGACAGCGAGGATGAGGGCATCggcaagagagaaaagaagaagaagaagaagctgaagaaaaagaagaagaagaaa gACTCCAGCtcatcctcctcgtcttcttcctcgtcttcctcctcctcctcctcctcctcttcttcatcttcttcttccagtAGCTCTTCAGAGAGTGACAGTGAG gatgacaaaaaaaagaagaagaagaaaaaagagaagaaaaaggacaagCAGAAAGAGTACGTCTGGGAGAGCATTGTCATATCTGAGGCTG ATCTCGAGTGCGATTTGGATTTGCTGCCTGTGGACAGTCCTATGATGAGCCCG gaGTTTGACTCATCAGATGAAGAGGGTGAcaagaagaaagacaagaagaagaagaagaagaaagacaagaagaagaaaggcaacaagaagaaagacaagaagaagaaagacaagaagaagaagaaaaagaagaaaaag GATTCATCGTCTTCCTCATCTGACAGTTCATCCTCCGACAGCgaggatgaaaagaaaaagaagaagaagaagaagaaaaagaagaaaaaggag GActccagctcctcttcctcagatagctcctcctcttcatcgtcATCCTCTTCTGACAGCAGCGAGGAcgacaaaaagacaaagaaaaagaagaaaaaggacaagaagaagaagaaaaagaaggacaagaagaag GATTCCAGCTCGTCATCTTCACCTTCATCTTCCGACAGTGATaaagataagaagaaaaagaagaagaaagacaagaaaaagaagaagaagaaggataaGAAAAAG GATGAAGAGCAGAACGAGCTCAGCAGTGCTACTGCTCTTTCAGCAGCCG CAGGTGGTGAGAATGCAGGACCAAGTGCTGAtggagataaaaagaaagacgAGGATGGTGACAAG GCCAAGAAAGAGCtgaaaacagcagaagaagGCAAACTGTCTTCTGCAGTGACTG CAGGAGGAGCACAGGCATTCCCTGATGGAATTGAGGAAGGCCACCTGAGTGATgatgagggagaaggaggagaggagacggacaagaagaagaagttgaagaagaagaagaagaag gattcttcttcgtcttcttcgtCCTCCAGCGATTCTTCTAGTGATGAcgataagaagaaaaagaagaaaaagaaaaaggataagaagaagaagaaaaagaaagacaagaaaaag GACTCAGATTCTTCTAGCAGTGATGacgacaagaagaagaaaaagaagaagaaagacaagaagaagaaaaagaagaaggacaaaaaGAAG GACTCAGGTTCATCTGGTTCATCTGATGGTTCCGGTGGTAGCgacaaggaaaataaaaaggagaagaaggacaagaagaagaagaaggacaagaaAAAG AGTTCAGGATCATCAGgaagtgaaactgaaaagaaaaagaaggagacc GAAAGCCCTGATGCTGAGCAAATCGGCGAGCCAAAAAAGGAGAGTTCAGTCCCAGGTGGTGGTGGACTTTCAGCTCCAAGTGGCAGTAGCTCTAAGCCTGGTGGTACTGCAGTCGTCACCCTTGTGCCGCTTCCCTCCAAGCCCATTGTGAGGCTAGAACCTCTGAGTCCTTCAGCTGTCTCCAA CTCCTCAGTGAATCCTTCAGCTGTCTCCAAGCCTTCTGTCTCCAGCTCCTCAGTGAATCCTTCAG TTGTCTCCAAGCCCTCTGTCTCCAGCTCCTCAGTGAATCCTTCAGCTGTCTCTCAGCCCTCTGTCCTCGGTTCCACAACGAGTATTTTAGAAAGGGCCCCCATTCGCAGACCTCCCAGCCCCATGGAGGCCCTGATGGGGAGCCCAAGGAGGTATGATTCAGGGACCCGTTCTACTACCCACCTCACCTCTAGTGACCTATTGAAAGGCCCCAGACCTTACCAATAA